In one window of Elusimicrobiota bacterium DNA:
- a CDS encoding UDP-N-acetylmuramoyl-tripeptide--D-alanyl-D-alanine ligase has product MEKITLKELINATGGKFIFGDPDSNILNVSTDTRHVHSGDIFFALKGKNFDAHTFIGKAIEKGSSGLVLARMSEEISKYFPKIPSVVIVKDTLKALGDFASYYKKKIAPVTIAITGSSGKTTTKEIIYSILKNKAPTLASFKNYNNLIGVPLTLFNLKQEHKYCILELGVSVPGEMDRLADIACADVGIITNIGKTHLEYLGSPEQVFHEKSKLFASLPVKGVAVINIDDPLLVGLKSSLKCKMVTYGLIDSANVSAYDIQIGEGRTFFKLKLNKEIIDINLSLPGRFNVMNALAAAAACFSLGVDNNIIKRGLEEFTGIDMRMEKIESPSGSLLINDAYNANPDSMRQAISYFVEGYPGKKKIVVIGDMLELGKYAENEHKLLGDFLAGLPLENIYLYGNMMKQVKENSKLKNVRHFNDQEGLLSVLKRKLNKNTVVLFKASRGMGLEKTIGKILRP; this is encoded by the coding sequence ATGGAAAAAATTACATTAAAGGAGCTGATCAATGCTACTGGAGGAAAGTTCATTTTCGGCGATCCTGATTCTAATATATTAAATGTATCAACCGACACAAGACATGTCCATTCGGGAGACATTTTTTTTGCTTTAAAAGGCAAAAACTTTGATGCTCATACTTTTATTGGAAAAGCAATAGAAAAAGGCTCGTCCGGCCTGGTTCTGGCCAGGATGAGTGAAGAAATAAGCAAATATTTTCCAAAAATTCCCTCTGTTGTTATCGTAAAGGATACTTTAAAAGCGCTGGGTGATTTTGCCAGTTATTATAAGAAAAAAATTGCGCCTGTGACTATTGCAATAACAGGTTCAAGCGGTAAAACCACTACAAAAGAAATAATTTATTCAATTCTAAAAAATAAAGCCCCGACCCTGGCGAGTTTTAAAAATTACAATAACCTTATAGGTGTTCCTCTAACGCTGTTTAATCTTAAGCAAGAACACAAATATTGTATTCTTGAGCTTGGTGTTTCGGTTCCGGGTGAAATGGATAGGCTTGCTGATATAGCTTGTGCAGATGTTGGTATAATAACGAACATTGGAAAAACACATTTGGAGTATTTGGGCAGCCCTGAACAGGTTTTTCATGAAAAAAGCAAACTTTTTGCCTCATTGCCTGTGAAAGGTGTTGCCGTTATTAATATTGATGACCCTCTTTTAGTGGGTTTAAAATCGAGTTTAAAATGCAAAATGGTCACTTATGGATTGATTGACAGTGCAAATGTCAGCGCTTATGATATTCAGATCGGCGAAGGCCGTACGTTTTTCAAATTGAAGCTAAACAAAGAAATAATTGACATCAATCTTTCTTTACCCGGAAGGTTTAATGTTATGAATGCGCTGGCCGCTGCTGCAGCGTGTTTTTCGTTGGGTGTAGACAATAATATCATAAAAAGAGGGCTTGAAGAATTCACTGGAATCGACATGCGTATGGAAAAAATAGAATCTCCTTCAGGTTCTTTATTAATAAATGACGCTTATAACGCAAATCCTGATTCAATGCGCCAGGCTATTTCTTATTTTGTTGAAGGCTATCCGGGTAAGAAAAAGATTGTCGTGATAGGGGACATGCTTGAGTTAGGTAAATATGCAGAAAATGAACACAAACTCCTTGGAGATTTTTTAGCAGGGCTCCCTTTAGAAAATATATACCTTTATGGGAACATGATGAAGCAGGTAAAAGAAAACAGCAAATTAAAAAATGTCCGGCATTTTAACGACCAGGAAGGACTGCTATCTGTTTTGAAACGAAAATTAAATAAAAATACCGTAGTTTTATTCAAGGCCTCGCGCGGAATGGGGCTGGAAAAAACCATTGGTAAAATTTTGAGGCCGTAA
- the murG gene encoding undecaprenyldiphospho-muramoylpentapeptide beta-N-acetylglucosaminyltransferase, with protein sequence MNKNILIVAGGTGGHIYPAIALAKILQKRGFSISFVIGQRDKCVNIIEKENFNYYRLNVSGMPRKFSFKFVFFLFKLFVSILTSFLLLKKTKPALVLGLGNYLSFPVLFSAKIAGIPTVIHEQNYLPGIANKVLSKMAAKIMISFPESIKYFDESKTVFTGNIVRKEILEGLNTNTPESFNADAGKFKILIFGGSLGAHAINQLMVDALGALEKYKSKLQFMHLAGEKDIIRVENSYKEKGFDAKVMTYLHNIGSAYAFSDLVVCRAGATTVAELIALKKPAILIPFPYATENHQKFNADYLGNNHAAVVIEEKSLSPQKLSMLLSEFVENPGKLLSYKKAFDNITAFKSLNPEIVMVDTIVNLIK encoded by the coding sequence ATGAACAAGAACATATTAATCGTAGCTGGCGGGACTGGCGGGCATATCTACCCGGCTATAGCTCTTGCAAAAATATTGCAAAAAAGAGGTTTTTCAATCAGCTTTGTCATAGGCCAAAGAGATAAATGCGTAAATATCATAGAAAAAGAAAACTTTAATTATTACAGGTTGAATGTTTCGGGGATGCCCAGGAAATTTTCGTTTAAATTTGTGTTTTTTCTCTTCAAACTTTTTGTTTCAATATTAACTTCTTTCCTGCTTCTAAAGAAAACAAAACCAGCCCTGGTGCTTGGTTTGGGCAATTATTTATCTTTTCCGGTGTTATTTTCGGCAAAAATAGCCGGAATTCCTACCGTAATACATGAACAAAATTATCTCCCCGGAATTGCAAACAAAGTACTGTCGAAAATGGCAGCGAAAATAATGATCAGCTTCCCTGAATCAATAAAGTATTTTGACGAAAGTAAAACTGTTTTTACCGGAAATATAGTCAGGAAAGAAATTCTTGAAGGTTTAAATACTAATACTCCCGAAAGCTTCAATGCTGATGCCGGCAAATTTAAAATACTTATTTTTGGAGGCAGCCTGGGGGCTCATGCAATAAATCAGTTGATGGTTGATGCTCTGGGAGCGCTTGAAAAATATAAATCAAAACTGCAGTTTATGCATCTGGCCGGCGAAAAGGATATTATCCGGGTAGAAAATTCATACAAGGAAAAAGGGTTTGATGCAAAAGTAATGACTTATCTTCATAATATCGGAAGTGCTTATGCATTCTCTGACTTGGTTGTCTGCCGCGCAGGGGCAACAACTGTAGCGGAACTTATAGCTTTAAAGAAGCCGGCCATACTTATACCATTTCCTTATGCAACAGAAAACCACCAGAAGTTTAATGCTGATTATCTTGGGAACAATCATGCAGCCGTGGTAATAGAAGAAAAATCTTTAAGCCCGCAAAAACTTTCCATGCTTTTGTCGGAATTTGTAGAAAATCCCGGCAAGCTTCTTTCTTATAAAAAAGCATTCGATAACATTACCGCTTTCAAATCCCTGAACCCCGAAATAGTCATGGTTGATACAATCGTCAACCTGATAAAATAG
- the murD gene encoding UDP-N-acetylmuramoyl-L-alanine--D-glutamate ligase: MFPYKKASILGLGKTGIATANFLYSKKVEVFVSESADKDKAAGNLSLLNEKIKYEIGGHTEKIFNSGLIIKSPGIPSDLPILLRAKQKNIRILSEIELAASLIKPKLLVAITGTNGKTTTTMMVGEVFKSSGFKTVVAGNIGMPLISFVDDINSDTVVVVEVSSYQLEDTEKFKPGIACILNITPDHLEHHKTMENYINVKENIFRNQTKEDYCILNYDDENCRKMSGKYHSTVVFVSQKQRLKAGISYDSVSKEVFISLPFLKPSNYHFSLNLIIPGRHNIENALFTLSAGILAGIEPELIKKTLESFQGVEHRLELVRKINGIKYINDSKSTNVDSTFVALESFSGNVILIMGGRHKGASYTPLKNLVKDKVKKLLLIGEAAEIIEKDLTETSEIIEVKTLKNAVKIASETAKPGDVVLLSPGCSSFDQFDNFEQRGSEFKKLVNSLN; encoded by the coding sequence ATGTTTCCATACAAGAAAGCATCTATTTTGGGGTTAGGAAAAACAGGAATAGCAACAGCAAATTTCCTATACTCAAAAAAAGTTGAAGTATTTGTTTCGGAATCAGCGGACAAAGATAAAGCTGCAGGGAATTTAAGTCTCCTAAATGAAAAAATAAAATATGAAATTGGCGGGCATACAGAAAAAATATTCAACTCAGGGCTGATTATCAAAAGCCCGGGAATCCCTTCAGATCTGCCAATTCTTTTACGGGCCAAACAGAAAAACATCAGGATTTTAAGCGAAATAGAGCTGGCTGCCAGCCTTATTAAACCGAAACTGCTTGTAGCAATCACTGGAACAAACGGAAAAACAACCACAACCATGATGGTAGGGGAAGTATTCAAGTCTTCCGGTTTTAAAACAGTTGTAGCCGGCAATATAGGCATGCCTTTGATCAGTTTCGTCGATGATATAAATTCAGACACTGTAGTAGTTGTAGAAGTATCGAGTTATCAGCTTGAGGATACGGAAAAATTCAAACCGGGTATTGCCTGCATATTAAATATTACCCCGGACCATCTGGAACACCATAAAACGATGGAGAATTATATAAACGTTAAAGAAAATATATTCCGGAACCAGACGAAAGAGGATTATTGTATTCTGAATTATGATGACGAAAATTGCAGGAAAATGTCAGGAAAATACCATTCTACCGTTGTGTTTGTAAGCCAGAAGCAAAGGCTTAAAGCGGGTATTAGCTATGACAGCGTATCAAAAGAAGTTTTTATCAGCCTGCCGTTTTTAAAACCCAGTAACTATCATTTTTCTTTGAATTTAATCATCCCGGGCAGGCATAATATTGAAAATGCGCTTTTTACGCTTTCAGCTGGTATTTTGGCCGGGATAGAACCGGAGTTAATCAAAAAGACATTGGAAAGCTTCCAGGGTGTTGAACATAGGCTTGAATTGGTAAGAAAAATAAACGGAATAAAATACATTAATGACTCAAAATCGACAAATGTCGATTCCACTTTTGTTGCATTAGAGTCTTTCAGCGGAAATGTTATTCTTATTATGGGGGGCAGGCATAAGGGCGCTTCTTACACGCCCCTAAAAAACCTTGTCAAAGACAAAGTAAAAAAACTGTTATTGATTGGAGAAGCGGCAGAAATAATTGAAAAAGACCTTACGGAAACCTCGGAGATTATAGAAGTCAAAACATTAAAAAATGCAGTAAAAATTGCGTCGGAAACTGCTAAACCTGGGGATGTGGTTTTGTTATCGCCAGGGTGCAGTTCATTTGACCAGTTCGATAACTTTGAACAACGCGGTTCGGAATTCAAAAAACTGGTAAATTCTTTAAACTAA
- the mraZ gene encoding division/cell wall cluster transcriptional repressor MraZ, protein MAFTGQYKHAIDNKNRLFIPAKFRQGIKNFYVTIGLDGCLYLYPEQSWNKLINKFENLSLKNKAHERAFKRAFFSVAIDLQADKMGRILIPQDLKKQAKINNKVIVVGVRDRVEIWSQESWNKYYSKAQGIFNKLAPELEI, encoded by the coding sequence ATGGCTTTTACCGGACAATACAAACACGCGATAGACAACAAAAACCGCTTATTCATTCCCGCAAAATTCCGCCAGGGAATTAAAAATTTTTATGTGACTATAGGCCTTGACGGCTGCCTCTATCTTTATCCTGAACAATCCTGGAATAAATTAATAAATAAGTTTGAAAACCTTTCATTGAAAAACAAAGCTCATGAGCGCGCTTTTAAACGCGCTTTTTTTTCGGTCGCAATAGACCTGCAGGCGGATAAAATGGGGAGAATTCTTATCCCTCAGGATTTAAAAAAACAGGCAAAAATAAATAATAAAGTTATTGTCGTAGGAGTGCGCGACAGGGTTGAAATCTGGTCGCAGGAATCCTGGAATAAATATTATAGCAAAGCCCAGGGTATATTTAATAAGTTGGCTCCTGAATTGGAAATATAA
- the ftsW gene encoding putative lipid II flippase FtsW has product MFAKLQEADYKLLFVVFLLVCFGIVMIYSSSAIMTGEKRADQFFFLKKQILWTLISLVFFLFFASLNYRYLQKVSTAAIITSIILLIAVLIIGKSVKGARRWIHLGLIDFQPSEFAKFAVILFVADFIDKNKSKLKDFVKGFLPPIIVACVASFLIALEPDIGIPFIIITVTMIVLFIGGARIMHLLALFLLAVPVLYFEILSKPYRVARFFAFMDPWKHAQSSAYQLCQSLMSLGSGGIFGKGLGGSELKKFYLPEAHTDFIFSVIGEELGILGTIVIVGLFAYFLYRGIKIAQKAKDLFGMLLASGITLLIVLQAFFNMAVCSGLLPTKGIALPFFSYGGTSLILTMSAVGILANISRNRGKLTVFR; this is encoded by the coding sequence ATGTTCGCAAAATTGCAGGAAGCTGATTATAAACTTTTATTTGTTGTGTTTCTGCTGGTATGTTTCGGCATTGTTATGATATATTCCTCAAGCGCTATCATGACAGGAGAAAAAAGAGCTGACCAGTTTTTTTTCCTGAAAAAACAAATTCTGTGGACGCTGATAAGCCTGGTTTTTTTTCTTTTTTTTGCTTCACTGAATTACAGGTATTTGCAGAAAGTATCCACTGCCGCAATAATTACCTCAATAATTCTTTTGATTGCCGTGTTAATAATAGGAAAATCGGTTAAAGGGGCCAGGAGATGGATTCATCTGGGTCTGATTGATTTCCAGCCTTCAGAATTTGCAAAATTTGCCGTAATACTATTCGTGGCTGATTTCATAGACAAAAATAAAAGCAAATTAAAGGATTTCGTTAAAGGTTTTTTGCCTCCTATAATCGTAGCTTGCGTTGCCTCTTTCCTGATAGCCCTGGAACCGGATATCGGGATTCCTTTTATCATCATTACTGTGACTATGATAGTGCTTTTTATCGGCGGCGCAAGAATTATGCACCTGCTGGCATTGTTTTTATTGGCTGTACCAGTGTTATATTTTGAAATTTTAAGTAAACCTTACAGGGTAGCGCGTTTTTTTGCTTTTATGGACCCATGGAAACATGCGCAATCATCAGCTTACCAATTATGCCAGTCACTAATGTCTTTGGGATCAGGCGGGATTTTCGGTAAAGGCCTTGGCGGCAGCGAGTTGAAAAAATTTTATCTGCCGGAAGCGCATACAGACTTTATTTTTTCAGTTATCGGCGAAGAGCTGGGGATATTAGGTACCATTGTTATAGTAGGGTTATTTGCGTATTTTTTGTATAGAGGAATAAAGATTGCTCAAAAGGCCAAGGATTTATTCGGGATGTTGTTGGCCTCCGGGATTACATTATTGATTGTTTTACAGGCTTTTTTTAATATGGCAGTCTGTTCAGGATTGCTGCCTACAAAAGGTATCGCATTGCCGTTTTTTTCCTATGGCGGCACTTCATTGATTCTTACAATGAGCGCAGTGGGCATTTTAGCAAATATCTCGCGCAACAGAGGGAAACTCACGGTGTTTAGATGA
- a CDS encoding penicillin-binding protein 2, producing the protein MKIINKRMAAVFTIVLAVYSVLFVRLFYLQVWNHQKLQQLVEQQVIEKKIQNPFRGIIYDRNKHTLAMNVKSYSFSANPGAIQDKNVFSRDVARMAGISSNEVLKKISKDSNFVWIKRQVPADESKNVEQVKIDGLVIQKETKRYYPYKNLTSQIVGVVGIDGQGLSGIEYLYDNLVKQKKVTEIFNRDGLKHELRLSSEKNLNSPNIVLSIDTTLQYIASRELENAVKKYRPANAYVIIQDPKNGEILAVANYPNFDPNVEGFTSEDLIIPPIHKVYEPGSTFKVVTAAAALAENKFNMSDVVFCENGSYKYQDIEINDHEKYGYLSLEGIMAYSSNIGFAKVGIELGREKIYYWMKQFGFGNYTGSSIPGEQKGLVFNPFSSRWSMVSALTISFGQGIGVTGLQLINAYSSIANGGILYEPQIVKSIIDNNDKVMWSNKPRVIREVLPVEITVKLKKMLRDVVDYGTGKLAGVEGYTVCGKTGTAQKIDPKTKKYSTSKYVASFCGFLPAEDPQLTILVVLDEPKSNYWASDVACPVFSHIAKESINYLNIPKIDAQGARYDLTKLTY; encoded by the coding sequence ATGAAAATCATAAATAAAAGAATGGCAGCTGTATTCACAATCGTTTTAGCGGTTTATTCCGTGCTTTTTGTACGATTGTTTTATTTACAGGTATGGAACCATCAAAAACTGCAGCAATTAGTAGAACAGCAGGTGATTGAGAAGAAAATCCAGAATCCTTTCAGGGGAATAATTTACGACAGAAACAAACATACTCTTGCAATGAATGTAAAATCTTATTCTTTTTCAGCTAATCCCGGAGCGATACAGGACAAAAATGTTTTTTCCAGAGATGTGGCCCGGATGGCGGGAATCAGTTCAAATGAGGTTCTGAAAAAAATAAGCAAGGACAGTAATTTTGTCTGGATAAAGCGGCAGGTTCCGGCCGACGAATCTAAAAATGTCGAACAGGTTAAAATTGACGGGCTCGTGATACAAAAGGAAACAAAGAGGTACTATCCTTACAAGAATCTGACTTCACAAATAGTGGGTGTTGTTGGTATTGACGGGCAGGGTTTGTCCGGGATAGAATATTTGTATGATAATCTGGTCAAACAAAAAAAAGTGACCGAAATATTTAACCGTGATGGTTTGAAGCATGAATTAAGGCTTTCTTCCGAAAAAAATTTAAATTCGCCAAACATAGTTTTATCCATTGATACGACTTTACAATATATTGCCAGCAGGGAACTTGAAAACGCTGTTAAAAAATACAGGCCGGCCAATGCTTACGTAATTATTCAGGATCCTAAAAATGGAGAAATTTTAGCTGTTGCAAACTACCCTAATTTTGACCCGAATGTTGAAGGGTTTACGTCAGAAGACCTGATTATACCGCCGATTCATAAAGTATATGAACCCGGCTCGACATTTAAAGTGGTAACTGCGGCGGCAGCTTTAGCTGAAAATAAATTTAATATGAGTGATGTAGTATTTTGTGAAAATGGAAGCTATAAATATCAGGACATTGAAATAAATGATCATGAAAAATACGGGTATCTTTCTTTAGAAGGCATAATGGCCTACTCGTCAAACATAGGTTTTGCCAAAGTCGGCATTGAACTGGGAAGAGAGAAAATATATTACTGGATGAAACAGTTCGGTTTTGGCAATTATACAGGCAGCAGCATTCCGGGGGAGCAAAAAGGGCTGGTTTTCAATCCTTTCAGCTCCAGGTGGTCCATGGTTTCAGCTCTGACTATTTCTTTTGGCCAGGGGATAGGTGTTACCGGCTTGCAGCTTATAAACGCATATTCTTCAATTGCCAACGGCGGTATCCTTTATGAACCCCAGATAGTTAAATCGATCATCGATAATAACGATAAAGTTATGTGGTCAAACAAGCCGAGGGTAATAAGAGAAGTTTTGCCTGTAGAAATAACTGTAAAATTAAAAAAAATGCTTAGGGATGTTGTTGATTATGGTACCGGTAAATTGGCAGGTGTTGAAGGTTACACGGTTTGCGGAAAAACAGGCACGGCTCAAAAAATAGACCCAAAAACAAAAAAGTATTCGACTTCTAAATATGTTGCTTCCTTTTGCGGTTTTCTTCCTGCAGAAGACCCTCAGCTGACCATACTGGTAGTTTTGGACGAACCTAAATCAAATTATTGGGCAAGTGATGTAGCCTGCCCGGTTTTTTCACACATAGCCAAGGAATCAATAAACTACCTTAACATTCCAAAAATAGACGCCCAAGGGGCGCGTTATGACCTTACTAAGCTCACTTATTGA
- a CDS encoding UDP-N-acetylmuramoyl-L-alanyl-D-glutamate--2,6-diaminopimelate ligase, whose translation MTLLSSLIEGSAYKLTGRADIDITGITYHSKKVCSGYIFVCLQGQHTDGARFVSEAVTNGAAAIVTDRELDDIKDTVQIVVPNALKALSFLSAKYYDFPSKKLNVIGVTGTNGKTTITYLLESIFETAGMPASVIGTINYRFGKEIISPDTTTPLSSDLQFLLDKAVKKQIKTVLMEVSSHALSLNRVDFVEFDAAIFTNLTRDHLDFHKTFEEYFAAKLKLFKLLEKEGEKDRIKFAIINNDDTWGEKIPGLIKCKAITCGLSQKSDVYPAEIRYEASGTSFDLHSGDLKLRIKSELIGKHNIYNILAACACALNFGIMPESIVKGIENLKSVPGRLEKVDCGQPFTIVVDYAHTDDALKNVLTTLKEIVTGKIITLFGCGGDRDRSKRPIMGETAVTLSDYAIVTSDNPRSENPEKIVFDIEVGIRRAGKENYEIQLDRKEAIKRALQIAKKNDIVLLAGKGHENYQIIGQQKIHFSDREVVENELLNGLKKWKKLH comes from the coding sequence ATGACCTTACTAAGCTCACTTATTGAAGGTTCAGCCTATAAATTAACAGGCAGGGCCGATATTGATATCACCGGTATAACATACCATTCAAAAAAAGTCTGTTCGGGATATATTTTTGTCTGCCTGCAGGGCCAGCATACAGATGGTGCCAGGTTTGTCAGCGAAGCTGTTACAAATGGCGCTGCGGCAATAGTAACTGACAGAGAATTAGACGATATCAAAGATACCGTTCAAATCGTTGTTCCGAATGCTCTTAAAGCACTTTCTTTTTTATCTGCAAAATATTATGATTTTCCTTCGAAAAAACTGAATGTAATCGGTGTCACGGGAACAAACGGGAAAACAACCATAACTTACCTGCTTGAATCGATTTTTGAAACTGCCGGTATGCCCGCATCAGTAATCGGCACTATTAATTATAGGTTTGGAAAAGAAATAATTTCACCTGATACCACAACTCCCCTGTCTTCTGACCTGCAATTTTTACTTGATAAAGCAGTAAAGAAACAAATAAAAACTGTACTGATGGAAGTATCTTCCCATGCCCTCAGCCTTAATCGCGTTGATTTTGTTGAGTTTGATGCCGCAATTTTTACTAATCTAACCAGGGACCACCTGGATTTTCATAAAACTTTCGAAGAATATTTTGCCGCAAAACTGAAGCTTTTTAAACTTCTGGAAAAAGAGGGTGAAAAAGACCGGATAAAATTTGCTATAATCAACAACGACGATACCTGGGGCGAAAAAATCCCGGGATTAATAAAATGCAAAGCTATAACCTGCGGTCTTTCACAAAAATCTGATGTTTATCCTGCTGAAATAAGGTACGAGGCCTCCGGAACATCCTTCGATTTGCACAGCGGGGATTTGAAGCTTAGAATAAAGTCAGAATTAATCGGCAAGCATAATATTTATAATATTCTGGCGGCCTGTGCCTGCGCGCTGAATTTTGGCATAATGCCTGAATCAATAGTGAAGGGCATAGAAAATCTTAAATCAGTTCCGGGCAGGCTTGAAAAAGTTGATTGCGGGCAGCCGTTCACAATTGTCGTAGATTACGCACACACTGATGACGCGCTGAAAAATGTTTTAACAACTTTAAAAGAAATTGTAACAGGGAAAATAATTACCCTTTTTGGCTGCGGAGGCGACAGAGACAGGTCAAAGCGCCCCATCATGGGAGAAACGGCAGTTACACTCAGCGATTACGCAATAGTTACAAGTGACAATCCCCGTTCAGAAAATCCGGAAAAAATTGTTTTCGACATTGAAGTCGGCATAAGAAGAGCCGGTAAAGAAAATTACGAAATACAACTCGATAGAAAAGAAGCAATTAAAAGAGCTCTGCAAATTGCGAAAAAAAACGACATTGTTTTACTTGCGGGGAAAGGCCATGAGAATTATCAGATAATTGGCCAGCAAAAAATTCATTTTAGTGACAGAGAAGTTGTTGAAAATGAATTACTGAATGGTCTAAAAAAATGGAAAAAATTACATTAA
- the mraY gene encoding phospho-N-acetylmuramoyl-pentapeptide-transferase codes for MLYHLLYPLKIYFSPLNVLEYITFRSISAIITSLLISFIFGPKIINYLKNKQFLQSIRTDGPQTHLKKNGTPTMGGLIILISLVVSTILWAKLDNRFILWIIAGMVWFGLLGYMDDYTKIVRKDSKGLIARWKLAGQFTFAAAVCIYLYFYPANYQYATSINIPYLKEVFIDLRIFYLLFAMVVIVGASNAVNLTDGLDGLAIGNIIIAGIAYAIFAYIAGNAKMSQYLRIIPVSGAGELTVFLCAMIGSGLGFLWFNGYPAEVFMGDTGSLFLGGAIGLVAVFIKQELIFIVVCGVFFAEIISVVLQVFSYKRYKKRIFKMAPLHHHFELSGWVETKVTVRFWIAGIILMLIAMSSLKLR; via the coding sequence ATGCTATATCATTTGTTATATCCGTTAAAAATATATTTTTCGCCCTTAAATGTTTTGGAATACATAACCTTTCGTTCAATATCTGCGATAATAACCTCGCTGTTAATAAGTTTTATTTTTGGGCCAAAAATCATCAATTACCTGAAAAACAAGCAATTTTTACAGTCGATAAGGACTGACGGACCTCAGACACACTTGAAAAAAAATGGCACTCCTACAATGGGGGGATTGATAATCCTTATTTCACTGGTAGTATCCACTATTCTTTGGGCTAAGCTTGATAACAGGTTTATTCTCTGGATTATTGCGGGAATGGTCTGGTTTGGTTTGCTGGGTTACATGGACGATTATACAAAAATAGTTAGAAAAGACAGCAAAGGATTAATAGCCCGATGGAAACTTGCAGGACAGTTTACTTTTGCGGCCGCTGTGTGTATTTACCTGTACTTTTATCCTGCTAATTACCAATATGCGACAAGCATCAACATTCCTTACCTTAAGGAAGTTTTTATAGATCTTAGAATTTTCTATTTACTGTTCGCTATGGTTGTTATTGTAGGCGCATCTAACGCTGTAAACCTTACAGACGGCCTGGATGGACTGGCTATCGGAAATATTATAATCGCAGGGATAGCTTACGCAATATTCGCTTATATAGCCGGCAATGCAAAGATGTCACAATATCTAAGAATAATTCCTGTGAGCGGAGCAGGTGAATTGACGGTATTTCTTTGCGCAATGATTGGTTCAGGGCTTGGATTCCTCTGGTTCAACGGCTATCCGGCTGAAGTTTTTATGGGAGATACAGGTTCCTTGTTTTTAGGAGGGGCTATAGGATTGGTAGCAGTTTTTATAAAGCAGGAATTAATATTTATTGTTGTCTGCGGTGTCTTTTTTGCGGAAATAATATCCGTGGTTTTGCAGGTTTTTAGTTACAAGAGATACAAGAAGAGAATATTTAAAATGGCCCCATTGCATCACCATTTTGAGCTTTCCGGATGGGTCGAGACAAAAGTTACCGTAAGGTTCTGGATTGCAGGCATCATACTGATGTTAATCGCAATGAGCTCTCTTAAATTGAGATAG
- the rsmH gene encoding 16S rRNA (cytosine(1402)-N(4))-methyltransferase RsmH, which yields MAEHVPVLLNEAVEYLNVKPGGIYVDATLGLGGYAKEILKKIGPGGLLIGVDNDKETIVLAEKEIQKTAERYQVVNDNFGNLEEILKNTGFPKIDGIVFDLGVSSYQLSKPERGFSFNSKGPLDMRMNTIGHLTAFEVVNGYPQEKLTEIFKDYGEERWAKKIAENIAQARQGKSIEDTLELSEIIKSTIPRRFWEKHLHPATRVFQAIRIEVNSELENLEKALNASLEYLKNGGRIVVVSFHSLEDRIVKRFFQENSDKFEILTKKPVLPASGEIAINPRARSAKLRAAILRLS from the coding sequence ATGGCGGAGCATGTTCCAGTTCTTTTAAACGAAGCAGTTGAATATTTGAACGTAAAGCCCGGAGGAATTTACGTAGATGCAACCCTGGGGTTAGGCGGATATGCTAAAGAAATCCTGAAAAAAATAGGCCCTGGGGGGCTGTTAATAGGGGTGGATAATGACAAAGAAACAATTGTGCTGGCAGAGAAAGAAATTCAGAAAACTGCTGAAAGGTATCAGGTCGTCAATGATAACTTTGGAAACCTTGAAGAGATACTAAAAAACACGGGATTTCCGAAAATTGACGGCATCGTTTTTGACCTGGGTGTTTCAAGTTATCAACTGTCAAAACCGGAGCGTGGTTTTAGCTTTAATTCAAAGGGCCCGCTCGACATGAGAATGAATACAATAGGCCATTTGACGGCGTTTGAGGTTGTTAATGGTTATCCACAAGAAAAGTTAACTGAAATATTTAAGGATTATGGCGAAGAAAGATGGGCAAAAAAAATCGCAGAAAACATAGCTCAAGCTAGGCAGGGGAAAAGCATAGAAGATACTTTAGAATTATCAGAAATAATAAAAAGCACAATTCCAAGGAGATTTTGGGAGAAACATTTACACCCTGCAACCCGGGTTTTTCAGGCCATTAGAATAGAGGTAAACTCAGAGCTGGAAAATCTCGAGAAAGCTTTAAATGCATCACTTGAATACTTAAAAAATGGGGGAAGAATAGTTGTTGTTTCCTTCCATTCGCTTGAAGACAGGATAGTTAAACGATTTTTTCAGGAAAATAGCGATAAATTCGAAATATTGACCAAAAAACCTGTTTTGCCGGCATCCGGCGAAATAGCGATTAATCCAAGAGCCCGCAGCGCAAAATTGCGCGCTGCTATTCTGAGGTTGTCCTGA